The following are from one region of the Cytobacillus firmus genome:
- the ilvA gene encoding threonine ammonia-lyase IlvA codes for MEQKLMTKKWVQLEDILIAYQQLKDIVAHTPLQKNERLSEKYECNVYLKREDLQHVRSFKLRGAYYKVKSLTAEELEHGVVCASAGNHAQGVAYACRHLGVQGKIFMPATTPRQKVSQVELFGRDSVEIILVGDTFDDSYHEALKCATEEDMAFIHPFDDEMVIAGQGTVAVEMLNDCEEHVDFVIASIGGGGLMAGLSTYIKSISPETQMIGVEPEGAPSMSEAIRVQTVAPLGEIDKFVDGAAVKCVGEKTYDICNELIDDIFMVPEGKVCTTILELYNEHAIVAEPAGALPIAALDMCRDQIKGKNVVCVISGGNNDIGRMQEIKERSLLYEGLLYHFIVNFPQRAGALREFLDEVLGPTDDITRFEYTKKNNKENGPALVGIELKHREDYSDLIVRMNKKGFTYKEINKDSNLFHLLV; via the coding sequence ATGGAACAGAAATTAATGACAAAAAAATGGGTGCAGTTGGAAGATATTTTGATTGCATACCAGCAGCTAAAGGATATTGTTGCCCATACACCTTTACAGAAAAATGAACGCCTATCAGAAAAGTATGAGTGCAATGTTTATTTGAAAAGGGAAGATCTTCAGCATGTCCGCTCATTTAAATTAAGAGGCGCCTACTATAAAGTTAAATCTTTAACTGCAGAGGAGCTTGAACACGGTGTAGTCTGTGCAAGTGCAGGGAATCATGCGCAGGGAGTTGCCTATGCATGCAGACATCTTGGGGTTCAGGGGAAGATCTTCATGCCGGCGACCACGCCGAGACAGAAGGTGAGCCAGGTAGAGCTGTTTGGGAGAGATTCAGTAGAGATCATACTTGTTGGAGACACTTTTGATGATTCCTATCACGAAGCTCTTAAATGCGCCACTGAGGAGGACATGGCATTTATCCATCCGTTTGATGATGAAATGGTGATAGCGGGACAGGGAACAGTAGCGGTTGAGATGCTCAACGATTGTGAAGAGCATGTTGATTTTGTTATTGCCAGCATTGGCGGAGGCGGATTGATGGCCGGACTCAGCACATACATAAAAAGCATCTCGCCGGAAACGCAGATGATTGGGGTTGAACCTGAAGGAGCTCCCTCAATGAGCGAAGCAATCAGGGTCCAAACAGTAGCACCGCTCGGAGAGATTGATAAGTTTGTAGATGGTGCGGCAGTAAAATGTGTCGGTGAAAAAACCTATGACATCTGCAATGAGCTTATTGATGATATTTTCATGGTTCCTGAAGGGAAAGTGTGCACGACAATCCTTGAATTATATAACGAGCATGCGATTGTGGCAGAGCCTGCCGGTGCTTTGCCGATTGCTGCATTGGATATGTGCAGGGATCAAATTAAAGGAAAGAATGTTGTTTGTGTAATCAGCGGCGGCAATAATGATATTGGCCGAATGCAGGAAATTAAAGAGCGTTCCCTGCTTTATGAAGGCCTGCTTTACCATTTCATTGTGAACTTCCCCCAAAGGGCTGGGGCATTAAGAGAGTTCCTTGACGAAGTGCTTGGTCCGACGGACGATATTACACGTTTTGAATATACGAAAAAGAATAATAAAGAAAATGGTCCGGCCCTTGTAGGAATTGAGCTGAAGCATAGGGAGGACTATAGCGACCTCATTGTGAGAATGAATAAAAAGGGATTCACATACAAAGAGATAAACAAAGACAGCAACCTTTTCCATCTGCTCGTATAA
- a CDS encoding twin-arginine translocase TatA/TatE family subunit, with protein sequence MLSNIGVPGLILILVLALIIFGPKKLPEIGRAFGETLREFKKSTRDLTSDVMDELEQDTKKKTVK encoded by the coding sequence ATGCTTTCAAATATCGGTGTACCAGGATTAATTTTAATCCTTGTTTTGGCGTTAATCATATTCGGTCCAAAAAAGCTGCCGGAAATTGGCCGTGCTTTTGGTGAAACACTAAGAGAATTTAAAAAATCTACCCGAGATCTGACAAGTGACGTGATGGATGAGCTTGAACAGGATACTAAGAAAAAAACGGTTAAATAA
- the tatC gene encoding twin-arginine translocase subunit TatC, whose product MEENELNLVEHLDELRKRLIIMASAFILFFIAGFVFVEDIYKWLVRDLDVKLIVLGPSDIIWVYFMLATVIAVAATIPVLALQIWLFVKPALTEYERKISLSYVPALFILFITGLCFGYFVIFPTVLSFLVELGGEMFEANFTADKYFRFVLNMTLPFGVLFELPVVIMFLTSLGILNPYVLTKIRKYAYFVLIVISVVISPPDFMSDILVTIPLLLLYEISINLSKIVYKRKLKKQENTGKSS is encoded by the coding sequence ATGGAAGAAAATGAATTAAACTTAGTCGAACATCTGGATGAATTAAGAAAAAGACTCATCATAATGGCGTCAGCATTTATCCTGTTTTTTATAGCAGGTTTTGTGTTTGTGGAGGATATTTATAAGTGGCTGGTAAGAGACCTGGACGTTAAATTGATCGTTCTGGGTCCCAGTGATATTATCTGGGTTTACTTTATGCTTGCTACAGTTATTGCGGTTGCAGCGACAATACCTGTTCTGGCATTGCAGATTTGGCTGTTTGTCAAGCCTGCCCTGACAGAGTATGAGCGGAAGATTTCACTTTCATATGTACCGGCATTGTTTATTCTGTTTATTACAGGCCTTTGCTTTGGTTATTTTGTCATTTTCCCCACCGTATTAAGCTTTCTTGTAGAGCTGGGGGGCGAGATGTTTGAGGCCAATTTTACTGCGGATAAATATTTCCGCTTTGTCCTTAACATGACTTTGCCATTTGGAGTATTATTTGAACTTCCTGTCGTCATCATGTTCCTGACTTCGCTTGGGATCCTTAATCCGTATGTGCTTACAAAAATCAGGAAATATGCGTATTTTGTTCTTATCGTAATTTCGGTTGTTATATCACCTCCAGACTTTATGTCTGATATTCTTGTGACCATTCCCTTGCTGCTGCTTTATGAAATAAGCATCAATTTATCAAAAATAGTCTATAAAAGAAAGCTGAAAAAGCAAGAGAATACAGGAAAATCTTCATAA
- a CDS encoding DUF2535 family protein — protein MLFKSLEFKNAVGQKVKITEIPVLAKDSPYYFMIQVRLKTFIAAINASEKTSKNHSFREYLKRVLKWPVYEEIFKTPELKNNA, from the coding sequence TTGCTATTTAAAAGCCTAGAGTTCAAAAATGCTGTTGGACAGAAGGTAAAAATCACTGAAATTCCTGTATTGGCAAAAGATAGCCCTTATTATTTTATGATCCAAGTCCGTTTGAAAACATTCATTGCGGCCATTAACGCCAGTGAAAAGACAAGTAAGAATCATTCCTTCAGGGAATATCTTAAACGAGTCCTAAAATGGCCGGTTTATGAAGAGATTTTTAAGACTCCAGAATTAAAAAATAATGCTTAA
- a CDS encoding DegV family protein produces MAKIKIVTDSTVDLSRELIEEFDIEVVPLSIHINGDTYLDRVNITPAEFMKKMKESDELPKSSQPPAGVFAEVYDRLGEQGYEILSIHMTGGMSGTVQSAESAAAMSHANVTVVDSRYISKALAFQVLEAAKMAREEKSIQEIVSRLETVRANTKLFVVVDTLENLVKGGRIGKGKAMIGSLLNIKPIASLEGGVYTPVAKVRSHTQVAKYLAKQFAGDIKGKTIKGVGLVHAEGLDLASKLKTMIEELDAGAEIEIEETTPIVSTHTGPGAIGFMYHLEDK; encoded by the coding sequence ATGGCTAAGATTAAAATTGTTACTGATTCTACAGTGGATCTATCAAGAGAACTGATTGAAGAATTCGATATTGAAGTCGTTCCTTTATCAATTCACATTAATGGGGATACATATTTGGATCGGGTAAATATTACTCCAGCTGAATTCATGAAAAAGATGAAGGAATCTGACGAACTGCCAAAAAGCTCACAGCCTCCAGCTGGTGTCTTTGCAGAGGTATATGACAGGTTGGGTGAGCAGGGCTATGAAATTCTTTCCATCCATATGACTGGCGGAATGAGTGGAACTGTCCAATCAGCTGAAAGTGCGGCAGCTATGTCACATGCAAATGTTACAGTGGTAGATTCCAGATATATTTCCAAAGCACTGGCCTTTCAAGTCTTGGAGGCTGCGAAAATGGCCAGGGAAGAGAAAAGTATTCAGGAGATTGTCAGCCGGCTGGAAACCGTGCGCGCTAACACTAAATTGTTTGTAGTAGTGGATACACTGGAAAATCTCGTTAAAGGCGGTAGAATCGGCAAAGGGAAAGCAATGATCGGATCTTTGCTGAATATTAAACCAATTGCATCGCTTGAAGGCGGGGTATACACACCTGTTGCTAAAGTAAGAAGCCATACTCAGGTTGCCAAATATTTGGCTAAACAATTTGCCGGAGATATTAAAGGGAAAACAATAAAAGGGGTAGGCCTTGTGCATGCAGAAGGTCTGGATTTAGCTTCTAAACTGAAAACGATGATTGAAGAACTGGATGCCGGTGCGGAGATTGAAATAGAAGAAACAACTCCAATTGTCAGTACACATACAGGACCCGGTGCAATTGGGTTTATGTATCACCTGGAAGATAAATAA
- a CDS encoding nucleoside hydrolase translates to MNYGGVGLKRKNVLFFSDFGIDDFVAVIFSFFSEEINIVGIVADYGNVSREDAVRNAAYLRELTGQKNTPVFSGAVLPLTGDVPVFYPDVHGIEGLGPIIPNLENSNNMFENFDDFKELIEKYENDITIVNVGRLSSLATAFILYPALMSKVSDFYIMGGAFNVPGNVTPVAEANFYGDPYAANVVFANAPKKIHVFPLDVTMSAIITPALIDSLDAYYQKVENKVGLILKPMVDYYFNFYKETYPGISGSPMHDLFTLWAMLDGADLQYLDVPVKIITDRGEAFGQSIGEFRNVPPENKMKYRIHRIAVQFNYSNFIRTFYEIMTNNKTKPTQ, encoded by the coding sequence ATGAATTATGGGGGTGTAGGGTTGAAGAGGAAAAATGTCTTGTTTTTTAGTGACTTTGGAATTGACGATTTTGTTGCGGTTATATTTTCCTTTTTCTCAGAGGAAATCAATATCGTTGGGATTGTAGCTGATTATGGAAATGTTTCCAGGGAGGATGCCGTCCGAAATGCTGCTTACCTTCGTGAATTAACCGGACAAAAAAATACTCCTGTATTCAGCGGAGCCGTATTGCCTTTAACCGGCGATGTTCCGGTATTTTACCCGGATGTTCATGGCATTGAAGGGCTCGGTCCGATTATTCCTAACCTGGAGAACTCCAATAACATGTTTGAAAACTTCGATGATTTTAAGGAACTGATCGAGAAGTATGAAAATGATATAACAATCGTTAATGTAGGCAGACTTTCTTCATTGGCAACGGCCTTTATCCTTTATCCGGCACTTATGAGTAAAGTCAGTGACTTTTATATTATGGGCGGGGCATTCAATGTTCCAGGCAATGTGACTCCAGTGGCTGAAGCAAACTTTTATGGGGACCCATATGCGGCTAATGTTGTGTTTGCCAATGCGCCGAAGAAAATTCATGTCTTTCCTCTGGATGTAACGATGTCTGCAATCATTACTCCGGCACTTATCGACTCTCTTGATGCCTATTATCAGAAAGTGGAAAATAAAGTCGGCTTAATTCTTAAGCCTATGGTTGATTATTATTTCAATTTTTATAAGGAAACCTACCCTGGCATTAGTGGAAGCCCCATGCACGATTTATTTACGTTGTGGGCAATGCTTGACGGGGCGGATCTTCAGTATCTGGATGTACCGGTGAAGATAATTACTGACAGAGGGGAGGCGTTTGGCCAGAGCATTGGTGAATTTAGAAATGTCCCTCCGGAAAACAAGATGAAATATCGGATACATCGGATTGCTGTGCAATTTAATTATTCAAATTTCATCAGGACATTTTATGAAATTATGACTAACAATAAAACGAAACCAACTCAATAA